One region of Mycobacterium riyadhense genomic DNA includes:
- the pks2 gene encoding sulfolipid-1 biosynthesis phthioceranic/hydroxyphthioceranic acid synthase, producing the protein MACRLPGGIDSANSWWDALLRGDDLITEVPADRWDADDYYDPEPGVPGRSVSRWGGFLSDVAGFDPEFFGIGEREATAIDPQHRLLMQVSWEAVEHAGLTPSSRADSLTGVFVGMCHDDYAHVTNAAGALGDAYGFTGTALSMASGRVSYALGLRGPSLTVDTACSSSLVAVHLACRSLHEHESDLALAGGCMVMLEPQMYASASGLGMLSPTGRCRTFDVAADGFVRSEACAMVLLKRLPEALRDGDRILAVLRGTAMTQDGRTDTITAPSLDAQVAAYRAALAAAGVQPDTIGMIEAHGTGTPVGDPIEFSSLTTVYGTNGRSCALGSAKSNIGHTEAAAGVVGIIKAVLSLHHGVVPPMAHFTRLPDELAAIDTGLFVPQRITPWPDGGIATPRRAAVSSYGMSGTNAHAILEQAPEIARKPEVVPATTGLFLLSATSAESLRHTAIRLADWTECHDVAPADLAYTLARRRAHRPVRTALIASSKLELVDQLREFARGDGPLQTAAGLDDRGPVWVFSGQGSQWAAMGADLLCTEPTFAATVAAAEPLIAREAGFSVTEALTAPHTVTGIDRVQPTLFTMQVALAATMESLGVRPGAVIGHSLGEVAAAVVAGALSLHDGIRVICRRSRLCTRLAGGGAMAAIELPAQQVREELARRGIKDVAIAVVASPHSAVIGGATERVRQLITAWEECDVLARVVAVDVASHTPQVDPILDELSELLAGLTPQIPRIPYYSATLFDPRDRPPCDARYWVDNLRHTVRFSAAVKAALEDGHRVFGELSPHPLLTRAIEQTAGALDMPAAAIPAMRREQPAPHGLKVFLGELHNAGAAVDFAALYPDGRLVDAPLPVWTNRPLLLVPEKPVRNVNTVAAHPLLGVHLQLMEEPERHAWQGDVGTVMLPWSADHQINRVAALPGAAYCEMALAAAATVLGERSEVRDLRFEDMLLLDDETPVGATAAVAPSGAAAFVVHTGEQVRRAAAILHPTDADLPLALDIDALLSAHPRRLDGAQLRKWFDERGVQFGPAFTGLVAAWVAHGTVSTVLAEIGLPRSIRNQQAGYVTHPALLDACWQSVAAHPAVRGVGNGGLLLPLSVRRLRSYATTRTARYCYTRVTACGSNVEADIDVLDERGKVLLEARGLLMGTGFSESADRDRLLGERLLGIEWQARELPETTAGPGRWLLISLSDDPLVTGLAEALRRRGGEASSMGWRQTRAPIRLAGFTSVVVLAATTGTDPRSSDCVRDLIHIARELPEVRGEAPRLYVVTRNAQAVVADDQVNLAHAGVRGLLRAIGAEHPYLRTTHIDVDSRTSTESIAQQLLSGSAEDETAWRNDEWMTARLCPAPLRPDERVSTVVDHRRGGIRLRVRTPGDLQTIEAVKVERQAPGPGQIEVAVNAASVNFADVLAAFGRYPAYDGQQPQLGLDFAGVVTAVGSDVTDHQVGDRVGGISPSGCWSTFVTCDATLAVTLPSDLTDGQAAAITTASATAWYGLHELARIGSGDKVLIHSGTGGVGQAAIAIARSFGADIFATAGSQQRRETLRAMGIEHIYDSRNTDFAEQIRCDTDGYGVDIVLNSLTGAAQRAGIDLLAFGGRFVEIGKRDIYRDAKLGLFAFRRNLSLHAVDLALMSVTHPQRVRALLSEVYRRTADGALPCPPCTHYPLDNAASAIRAMSAATHFGKLILDIPRTACSTAVVPPEQVPAFRPDGSYIVTGGLGGLGLFLAEQMAAAGAGRIVLNSRSVPNQKALETIKFVRATGADVVVECGDIAVAGTADRLVAAATATGIPLRGVLHAAAVVEDATLTNITDELLERDWAPKVHGAWHLHHATLAAPLDWFCTFSSAAALLGSPGQGAYAAANSWLDGFTHWRRAQRRPATTIAWGAWAEIGRGAGLADGGNTTMIAPDEGAYAFAALLRHTRCYAGYTPTTGSPWLDALTERSPFGEIFSAAGSNGRHANSTAAFRAGLLQRPADEWPSQLRSLVSEQISQILRRTVDPDRPLSDYGLDSLGNLELRTRLETDTGIRLSSTDITTVRDLADQLCEMLTLAQDTPASM; encoded by the coding sequence ATGGCATGCCGCTTGCCCGGCGGCATCGATTCCGCCAACTCGTGGTGGGACGCGCTGCTGCGCGGCGATGACCTGATCACCGAGGTTCCGGCCGACCGCTGGGACGCCGACGACTACTACGACCCCGAGCCGGGCGTTCCCGGCCGTTCGGTGTCGCGCTGGGGCGGCTTCCTGAGCGACGTCGCCGGATTCGATCCGGAGTTCTTCGGCATCGGCGAGCGAGAAGCCACGGCGATCGACCCGCAGCACCGACTGCTCATGCAAGTTTCGTGGGAGGCCGTGGAGCATGCCGGTCTGACACCCAGCTCCCGCGCCGACTCGCTGACCGGCGTGTTCGTCGGCATGTGCCACGACGACTACGCTCACGTCACCAACGCGGCGGGCGCCCTGGGCGATGCCTATGGGTTCACCGGCACCGCGCTGAGCATGGCGTCCGGGCGGGTGTCGTATGCCCTGGGGCTGCGCGGTCCATCTCTCACCGTGGACACCGCGTGTTCGTCGAGCCTTGTTGCGGTGCACCTGGCGTGCCGCAGCCTGCACGAACACGAGAGCGACCTGGCCCTCGCCGGCGGCTGCATGGTGATGCTCGAACCGCAGATGTATGCGTCGGCCTCCGGGCTGGGCATGCTGTCCCCCACCGGACGCTGCCGAACGTTCGATGTCGCCGCCGACGGTTTCGTCCGGTCCGAGGCCTGCGCCATGGTGTTGTTGAAGCGACTCCCCGAGGCGCTGCGAGACGGCGACCGGATCCTGGCCGTCCTGCGCGGCACCGCAATGACTCAGGACGGTCGCACCGACACCATCACGGCCCCGTCGTTGGACGCCCAGGTCGCGGCTTATCGCGCGGCGTTGGCGGCCGCGGGCGTCCAGCCCGACACGATCGGAATGATCGAAGCGCACGGCACCGGCACCCCGGTGGGTGATCCGATCGAGTTCAGCAGTCTCACAACGGTTTACGGCACCAACGGCCGGTCTTGCGCACTCGGCTCGGCCAAGAGCAATATCGGCCACACCGAGGCGGCTGCCGGCGTGGTCGGCATCATCAAAGCGGTTCTGTCGCTACACCACGGCGTGGTGCCGCCGATGGCCCATTTCACCCGGCTGCCCGACGAGCTCGCCGCGATCGATACCGGACTGTTTGTGCCGCAGCGTATTACGCCTTGGCCTGACGGCGGCATCGCGACGCCGCGGCGGGCCGCGGTGTCGTCGTACGGAATGTCGGGGACCAACGCGCACGCCATCCTCGAACAGGCACCCGAGATTGCGCGCAAGCCGGAGGTTGTCCCCGCGACGACGGGGCTGTTTCTCTTGTCGGCCACATCAGCCGAGTCGTTGCGGCACACGGCGATTCGGCTCGCGGACTGGACCGAGTGCCACGACGTGGCCCCTGCGGATCTCGCCTATACCTTGGCGCGCCGGCGCGCCCACCGACCGGTGCGCACCGCGCTCATAGCCAGCAGCAAGCTCGAGCTCGTCGACCAGCTGCGCGAGTTCGCCCGTGGCGACGGGCCGCTGCAGACCGCGGCCGGTCTCGACGACCGCGGGCCGGTGTGGGTGTTCTCCGGGCAAGGCTCGCAATGGGCGGCTATGGGTGCCGACCTACTTTGCACCGAGCCGACGTTCGCGGCCACCGTGGCGGCGGCCGAACCGCTGATCGCTCGAGAGGCCGGCTTCTCGGTGACCGAAGCCCTCACCGCACCCCACACCGTGACCGGCATCGACCGGGTGCAGCCGACCCTGTTCACTATGCAGGTCGCGCTAGCGGCCACGATGGAATCCCTTGGCGTGCGCCCGGGTGCGGTGATCGGGCACTCCCTCGGGGAAGTGGCGGCGGCCGTCGTCGCGGGCGCCCTGTCACTGCACGACGGTATCCGGGTGATTTGCCGGCGCTCTCGCCTGTGCACCCGGCTGGCCGGCGGCGGCGCGATGGCAGCGATCGAACTGCCCGCGCAGCAGGTTCGCGAAGAGCTGGCCCGACGCGGCATCAAGGACGTGGCAATCGCCGTCGTCGCATCACCGCACTCCGCCGTGATCGGCGGCGCGACGGAAAGAGTGCGCCAACTGATCACGGCGTGGGAGGAATGCGACGTCTTGGCCCGCGTGGTCGCCGTCGACGTCGCATCGCACACCCCGCAGGTCGATCCCATTCTCGACGAGCTGTCCGAGTTGCTGGCCGGCTTGACGCCGCAAATTCCGCGCATTCCGTATTATTCGGCGACGCTGTTCGATCCGCGTGATCGCCCGCCGTGCGATGCCCGCTACTGGGTGGACAACCTGCGTCACACGGTGCGGTTCTCCGCCGCGGTCAAAGCCGCGCTCGAGGATGGGCACCGGGTGTTCGGCGAATTGTCGCCGCATCCGCTGCTGACCCGCGCCATCGAGCAGACCGCCGGTGCCCTGGACATGCCGGCGGCCGCGATCCCGGCAATGCGCCGCGAACAGCCGGCCCCGCACGGTCTGAAAGTTTTTCTGGGCGAGCTGCACAACGCGGGGGCCGCTGTGGATTTCGCCGCGCTGTATCCCGATGGACGCCTGGTGGACGCCCCGCTGCCGGTGTGGACCAACCGGCCCTTGTTGCTTGTCCCGGAAAAGCCCGTCCGGAACGTCAATACCGTTGCCGCGCATCCACTTCTGGGCGTCCATCTCCAACTGATGGAAGAGCCGGAGCGGCATGCCTGGCAGGGCGATGTCGGCACGGTGATGCTGCCGTGGTCGGCTGATCACCAGATCAACCGCGTGGCTGCCCTCCCGGGCGCGGCGTATTGCGAAATGGCGTTAGCCGCGGCCGCAACCGTGCTCGGCGAGCGGTCCGAGGTCCGCGATCTGCGCTTCGAAGACATGCTGCTGTTGGACGACGAGACGCCGGTCGGCGCCACCGCAGCCGTGGCACCTTCCGGCGCCGCTGCCTTCGTCGTCCATACCGGAGAACAGGTGCGCCGAGCCGCCGCCATCCTGCACCCAACCGACGCTGATCTACCGCTTGCCCTTGACATCGACGCGCTGCTGAGTGCCCATCCGCGCCGCCTAGACGGGGCACAGTTGCGAAAGTGGTTCGACGAGAGGGGCGTCCAATTTGGTCCCGCATTCACGGGCTTGGTCGCCGCGTGGGTTGCCCACGGCACGGTCAGCACCGTGCTGGCCGAGATCGGGCTGCCCAGGTCGATCCGCAACCAGCAGGCCGGATACGTGACCCACCCGGCACTGCTGGACGCCTGCTGGCAGTCCGTCGCGGCCCATCCCGCCGTCCGCGGCGTCGGCAACGGCGGCCTGTTGCTGCCGCTCAGCGTGCGCCGCCTGCGGTCCTACGCGACAACAAGGACCGCCCGCTACTGCTACACCAGGGTGACCGCCTGCGGCAGCAATGTCGAGGCCGACATCGACGTGCTGGACGAGCGCGGGAAGGTGCTGCTGGAGGCGCGCGGCCTGCTGATGGGTACCGGATTCTCCGAAAGCGCCGACCGTGACCGCTTGCTCGGGGAGCGGCTGTTGGGCATCGAATGGCAGGCCCGCGAGCTTCCGGAGACCACCGCTGGTCCCGGAAGATGGCTGCTTATAAGCCTTTCCGACGATCCATTGGTGACCGGGTTGGCCGAGGCGCTGCGGCGGCGCGGCGGGGAAGCCAGCAGCATGGGCTGGCGTCAGACCAGGGCGCCGATCCGACTCGCGGGGTTCACCAGCGTGGTCGTGCTCGCCGCAACCACCGGCACCGACCCGCGAAGCAGCGATTGTGTCCGCGACCTGATTCACATCGCCCGTGAACTGCCTGAGGTGCGCGGCGAGGCACCCAGGCTCTACGTGGTGACCCGTAACGCCCAGGCCGTGGTTGCCGACGACCAGGTCAACCTCGCGCACGCCGGGGTGCGCGGGCTGCTGCGGGCCATCGGCGCCGAGCACCCGTACCTGCGCACCACCCATATCGACGTCGACTCGCGAACCAGTACGGAAAGCATTGCACAGCAGTTGCTTTCAGGTTCGGCCGAGGATGAGACCGCCTGGCGCAACGACGAGTGGATGACCGCACGGCTGTGCCCGGCCCCGCTGCGTCCCGACGAGCGGGTGAGCACGGTGGTCGACCACCGGCGCGGCGGCATCAGGTTGCGGGTCCGGACGCCCGGTGACCTGCAGACGATCGAGGCGGTCAAGGTCGAACGGCAAGCGCCGGGCCCGGGCCAGATCGAGGTCGCGGTCAACGCCGCCAGCGTCAACTTCGCCGACGTGCTGGCCGCGTTCGGCCGCTACCCTGCATACGACGGGCAGCAGCCCCAGCTCGGCTTGGATTTCGCGGGAGTAGTGACCGCCGTCGGCTCCGACGTGACCGACCATCAGGTCGGTGACCGTGTCGGCGGCATCTCGCCGAGCGGATGTTGGAGCACATTCGTCACTTGTGACGCCACGTTGGCCGTGACGCTGCCGTCCGACCTCACCGATGGCCAGGCCGCTGCTATCACCACCGCATCAGCCACCGCCTGGTACGGCCTGCACGAGTTGGCTCGAATCGGATCCGGCGACAAGGTGCTGATCCACTCCGGCACCGGCGGCGTGGGCCAGGCTGCGATCGCCATCGCGCGTAGCTTCGGCGCCGACATCTTCGCCACCGCCGGCAGCCAGCAACGTCGAGAGACGCTGCGCGCCATGGGCATTGAGCACATCTACGACTCACGCAACACCGATTTCGCCGAGCAGATCCGTTGTGACACCGACGGTTACGGCGTCGACATCGTGCTCAACTCACTGACCGGCGCCGCCCAGCGCGCCGGAATTGACTTGCTGGCCTTCGGTGGCCGCTTCGTGGAAATCGGAAAGCGCGACATCTACCGCGACGCAAAACTGGGTCTTTTCGCGTTCCGCCGCAACCTCTCACTGCATGCCGTCGACCTGGCGCTAATGTCCGTCACCCATCCACAGCGGGTGCGGGCGTTGCTGAGTGAGGTGTACCGGCGCACGGCAGATGGCGCCCTGCCCTGCCCGCCTTGCACCCACTACCCACTCGACAATGCGGCCAGCGCGATTCGGGCCATGAGCGCCGCGACCCACTTCGGCAAGCTCATTCTCGACATTCCCCGCACGGCCTGCAGCACCGCGGTGGTGCCCCCCGAACAGGTTCCGGCCTTCCGCCCCGACGGTTCCTACATCGTCACCGGCGGCCTCGGCGGTCTAGGACTATTCCTCGCCGAACAGATGGCCGCCGCCGGCGCCGGCCGCATCGTCCTCAACTCACGGTCGGTACCGAACCAAAAAGCCTTGGAAACAATCAAATTCGTCCGAGCGACCGGCGCCGACGTGGTAGTGGAATGCGGCGATATCGCCGTAGCAGGCACCGCCGACCGGCTGGTCGCCGCGGCGACCGCCACCGGAATTCCCTTGCGTGGCGTGCTGCACGCGGCCGCGGTGGTCGAGGACGCGACGTTGACCAACATCACCGACGAACTGCTGGAACGGGACTGGGCGCCGAAGGTGCACGGCGCTTGGCATCTGCACCATGCCACCTTAGCTGCGCCGCTGGACTGGTTCTGCACGTTTTCTTCCGCGGCCGCGCTATTGGGTTCGCCGGGACAGGGCGCCTACGCTGCGGCCAACAGCTGGCTGGACGGCTTCACCCACTGGCGGCGGGCACAGCGCCGGCCGGCCACCACGATCGCCTGGGGCGCCTGGGCCGAGATCGGCCGCGGCGCAGGCCTGGCCGACGGTGGGAACACCACGATGATCGCCCCCGACGAAGGTGCCTACGCGTTCGCAGCGCTGCTGCGCCACACCCGTTGCTACGCCGGCTACACCCCGACGACAGGCTCACCATGGCTGGACGCGCTGACCGAACGATCCCCGTTCGGCGAAATATTCAGTGCCGCCGGGTCGAACGGGCGGCACGCCAACAGCACCGCCGCGTTCCGCGCCGGGTTGTTGCAGCGTCCCGCCGACGAATGGCCCAGCCAACTAAGGAGTTTGGTGTCCGAACAGATCAGCCAGATCCTGCGGCGCACCGTCGACCCGGACCGGCCGCTGTCGGACTACGGCCTCGATTCCCTCGGAAACCTCGAGCTGCGCACCCGGCTGGAGACCGACACCGGAATCCGGCTCAGCTCCACCGACATCACCACGGTGCGAGATCTGGCAGACCAGCTGTGCGAAATGCTCACGCTGGCGCAAGACACTCCGGCGTCAATGTGA
- a CDS encoding zinc-dependent alcohol dehydrogenase, which yields MSDGVVARALVLVAPRNLVVREYALPDIGADGALVRVEACGLCGTDHEQYTGELSGGFAFVPGHETVGTIEVIGPQAEARWGVSAGDRVAVEVFQSCRQCANCLAGEYRRCIKHGLADMYGFIPVDREPGLWGGYAEYQYLAPDSMVLPVSGDLSPEVATLFNPLGAGIRWGVTVPGTKPGDVVAVLGPGIRGLCAAAAAREAGAGFVMVTGVGPRDAERLALASRFGVDLAVDVAVDDPVAALAQHTGGLADVVLDVTAKAPAAFAQAVALARPAGTVVVAGTRGFGSGAPGFSPDVVVVKELRVMGALGVDATAYRAALDLLVAGRYPFDSLPRRCARLEDAEDLLATMAGERDGLPPVHGVLTP from the coding sequence ATGTCGGACGGCGTGGTGGCCCGGGCATTAGTGCTGGTGGCCCCGCGCAACCTGGTCGTCCGGGAGTACGCGCTTCCCGATATCGGTGCGGACGGCGCACTGGTGCGGGTCGAGGCCTGCGGGCTGTGCGGGACCGATCACGAGCAGTACACCGGCGAGCTTTCTGGCGGCTTTGCGTTCGTACCAGGCCACGAGACGGTCGGGACGATTGAGGTGATCGGACCACAGGCGGAGGCGCGGTGGGGCGTCTCGGCGGGCGATCGGGTAGCCGTCGAGGTCTTCCAGTCCTGTCGTCAATGCGCAAACTGTCTGGCCGGCGAGTACCGGCGCTGCATAAAGCACGGATTGGCCGACATGTACGGCTTCATTCCGGTCGACCGTGAGCCCGGACTGTGGGGTGGCTACGCCGAGTACCAGTACCTGGCGCCCGATTCGATGGTGTTGCCGGTTTCCGGCGACCTCAGCCCCGAAGTGGCCACCTTATTCAATCCGCTGGGCGCCGGAATACGTTGGGGGGTAACGGTTCCCGGTACCAAACCGGGCGACGTCGTAGCGGTGCTGGGCCCGGGTATCCGGGGGCTGTGCGCCGCCGCGGCGGCAAGAGAGGCAGGCGCCGGGTTCGTGATGGTTACCGGCGTGGGCCCCCGTGACGCCGAGCGGTTAGCGCTCGCCTCCCGGTTCGGTGTCGACCTGGCCGTCGACGTTGCCGTTGACGATCCGGTCGCCGCACTCGCACAGCACACCGGTGGGCTTGCTGACGTCGTGCTCGATGTCACCGCGAAGGCGCCGGCTGCGTTCGCGCAGGCGGTCGCGCTGGCTCGTCCTGCTGGGACGGTCGTTGTCGCCGGCACCCGAGGTTTCGGCAGCGGCGCGCCCGGATTCTCACCCGACGTGGTCGTGGTCAAGGAGCTGCGCGTGATGGGCGCCCTCGGCGTCGATGCCACCGCATACCGGGCCGCGCTTGATCTGTTGGTGGCCGGTCGCTACCCCTTCGACAGTCTGCCCCGCCGCTGCGCGCGCCTCGAAGATGCTGAGGACCTGCTGGCTACCATGGCCGGAGAACGCGACGGCCTTCCCCCAGTACACGGAGTGCTTACACCATGA
- a CDS encoding condensation domain-containing protein gives MGHLGLGTVSDWVPAPGSAWLWRASPRSLQKARQAPTSTVPPSYIQARHLRSFCEQQLRGREMSRLLVIAFDIPGQCDIRALTYVFNAHLRRHDTYRSWFEFTDSTRIVRHTMTDPADIELIAVERGEMTPKQWQVHLLATPGPLDWECFRFAIIQRDDHFTVCISVDHLHVDPMYIGSVFWEIRAMYNALMDGDGPIALPPAGSYADYCLRERAYTSSLTLRSPEIGRWIDIFEANDGSLPSFPLPLGDTSLSTRGELLSLQLLDAQQTARFEAACTAAGARFSGGVFAAAALTDFALTGSETYYAVTPVGTRRTSAEFLTTGWFIGHVPFAVPVASSFAATARGAQTAFDSSTHLANVPFERVLELARWLRKPPAIGGFPMLSFLDWGVPPLSAVIATQLGRMNTRAFNDGRIAARVCMWVNKFHEETTVTASFPSNPIAHESIARYLETMKSVYLQVAAGRELTLSRGAAQLQS, from the coding sequence ATGGGCCATCTGGGTCTCGGAACGGTCAGTGACTGGGTTCCGGCCCCAGGTTCGGCCTGGCTCTGGCGCGCCTCGCCCAGGTCGCTGCAGAAGGCGCGGCAAGCACCAACAAGCACGGTGCCGCCGAGCTACATCCAGGCCCGTCATCTGCGGAGCTTTTGCGAGCAACAGCTCCGTGGGCGCGAAATGTCGCGGCTGTTGGTGATCGCCTTCGACATCCCCGGCCAGTGCGATATCCGAGCGTTGACTTACGTCTTCAACGCGCACCTTCGTCGGCATGACACCTATCGCAGTTGGTTCGAGTTCACGGACTCCACTCGCATCGTTCGGCATACCATGACCGATCCCGCCGATATCGAGCTGATCGCGGTCGAGCGGGGCGAGATGACCCCGAAACAGTGGCAGGTCCACCTGTTGGCGACGCCCGGCCCACTGGACTGGGAATGCTTCAGGTTCGCGATCATCCAGCGCGATGACCACTTCACCGTCTGCATCAGTGTCGACCACCTGCACGTCGACCCCATGTACATCGGCAGCGTCTTCTGGGAGATCCGGGCGATGTACAACGCGCTGATGGACGGCGACGGACCCATCGCGCTTCCGCCGGCGGGCAGCTATGCCGACTACTGCCTGCGCGAGCGCGCTTACACTTCGAGCTTGACGTTAAGATCCCCGGAAATTGGCCGGTGGATCGACATCTTCGAGGCCAACGACGGATCGCTGCCCTCGTTCCCGCTGCCCCTCGGTGACACATCGCTGTCGACCAGGGGTGAGCTGCTTTCGCTGCAGCTGCTCGACGCGCAGCAAACGGCGCGGTTCGAAGCCGCCTGCACTGCGGCAGGCGCCCGGTTCAGCGGTGGCGTGTTCGCCGCTGCCGCCCTGACCGATTTCGCATTGACCGGTTCAGAGACTTACTACGCCGTCACTCCCGTCGGGACGCGCAGGACATCCGCAGAGTTCCTGACCACCGGCTGGTTTATCGGGCACGTCCCGTTCGCGGTGCCGGTCGCCTCGTCGTTCGCTGCAACCGCCCGCGGAGCCCAGACCGCATTCGACTCCAGCACCCACCTGGCTAACGTGCCGTTCGAGCGGGTTCTGGAATTGGCGCGCTGGCTTCGCAAACCCCCCGCCATCGGGGGTTTCCCCATGTTGTCGTTCTTGGACTGGGGCGTACCTCCCCTTTCCGCGGTTATCGCAACGCAGCTCGGCCGGATGAACACCCGAGCCTTCAACGACGGCCGGATCGCCGCGCGAGTCTGCATGTGGGTCAATAAATTTCATGAGGAAACCACCGTGACCGCGTCGTTTCCGAGCAATCCGATCGCTCATGAGTCCATAGCCCGGTACCTCGAAACCATGAAATCGGTGTATTTGCAGGTGGCGGCGGGCCGGGAGCTCACATTGTCTCGCGGCGCGGCCCAGCTGCAGTCGTAG
- a CDS encoding carboxymuconolactone decarboxylase family protein has protein sequence MKSTRVPLLPVDEAKAAADEAGVPDYMAELSIFQVLLNHPRLARTFNDLLATMLWHGALEPRLRELVIMRIGWLTACDYEWTQHWRVASGLGVSADDLLGVRDWQDHDGFGPTERAVLAATDDVVRDGAVSAQSWAACERELQGDTTVLIELVTAIGSWRMVSSILQSLKVPLEEGVSSWPPDGVSPR, from the coding sequence ATGAAGTCAACCCGGGTACCTCTGTTGCCGGTCGACGAGGCCAAGGCCGCTGCCGATGAAGCCGGCGTGCCCGATTACATGGCCGAGCTGTCCATCTTCCAGGTACTGCTGAATCATCCGCGACTGGCGCGGACCTTCAACGACCTGCTCGCCACCATGCTGTGGCACGGTGCCCTGGAGCCACGGCTGCGCGAATTGGTGATCATGCGGATCGGCTGGCTCACCGCGTGCGACTACGAGTGGACCCAGCACTGGCGCGTCGCATCCGGACTTGGCGTGTCGGCCGACGACCTACTCGGCGTGCGGGATTGGCAGGACCACGACGGCTTCGGGCCGACCGAGCGCGCCGTCCTCGCGGCCACCGACGACGTGGTGCGCGACGGCGCCGTGAGTGCGCAGAGCTGGGCGGCTTGTGAGCGCGAATTGCAGGGCGATACAACGGTTCTCATCGAACTCGTTACGGCGATTGGCTCGTGGCGGATGGTCTCCTCGATCCTGCAGAGCCTGAAAGTCCCGTTGGAAGAAGGGGTGTCCAGCTGGCCACCGGACGGCGTCTCGCCCAGGTGA
- a CDS encoding PaaI family thioesterase, with amino-acid sequence MAQPLTAEQQHERRQAVRDLMRSTPFIGGLGVVFERYEPDDVTIRLPFREDLTNDGIYFHGGVIASVMDTAGAAAAWSNHDFDKGVRASTVAMSIQYTGAAKRSDLLCHARTARRRKELIFTEISATDPEGNIVAHAVQTYRIV; translated from the coding sequence ATGGCCCAGCCGTTGACCGCCGAGCAGCAGCACGAGCGTCGCCAGGCGGTGCGCGACCTAATGCGGAGCACGCCATTCATTGGCGGGCTCGGTGTCGTGTTCGAACGCTACGAACCCGACGACGTGACGATCCGGCTTCCGTTCCGAGAAGACCTCACCAATGACGGCATCTACTTTCATGGCGGGGTGATCGCGTCGGTGATGGACACCGCCGGTGCCGCAGCCGCATGGTCGAACCACGACTTCGACAAGGGCGTACGGGCCTCGACCGTGGCGATGAGCATCCAGTACACCGGCGCGGCCAAGCGCAGCGACCTGCTGTGTCATGCCCGCACTGCCCGGCGGCGCAAGGAACTCATCTTCACCGAGATCAGCGCTACCGATCCCGAGGGCAACATCGTCGCCCATGCCGTGCAGACCTACCGGATCGTGTGA
- a CDS encoding NAD(P)H-dependent flavin oxidoreductase has protein sequence MRTRVAEMLGVEFPICAFSHCRDVVAAVTNAGGFGVLGAVAHSPKRLDSELSWIEEQTGGKPYGVDLLLPPRYIGAEQGGIDSAQARNLLPEEHRAFVEDLLVRYGITQPAEQERAPLSGGGLNIAPKGYEPLLEVAFAHDIRLIASALGPPPSDLVQRAHDHNVVVAALAGTTEHARRHTAAGVDLIVAQGTEAGGHTGEVATMVLVPEVVDAVSPTPVLAAGGIARGRQIAAALALGAEGVWCGSVWLTTEEAETPPVVKDKFLAASSSDTVRSRSMTGKPARMLRTAWTDEWDRPDTPNPLGMPLQNALINEPQLRINQAAGQPGAKARELATYFVGQVVGSLNRVRPTRSVVLEMVEEFIDTIGQLETLVDR, from the coding sequence ATGCGAACAAGAGTCGCCGAAATGCTCGGTGTGGAGTTCCCGATCTGCGCTTTCAGCCACTGCCGCGATGTCGTGGCCGCAGTGACCAACGCCGGCGGTTTCGGGGTGCTGGGTGCCGTCGCGCACAGTCCCAAGCGGCTGGATAGCGAGCTGAGCTGGATCGAGGAGCAAACCGGCGGCAAGCCGTATGGGGTCGACCTGCTGTTGCCGCCCCGCTACATTGGCGCCGAGCAAGGGGGGATCGACTCGGCGCAAGCCCGCAACCTGTTACCGGAAGAGCACCGCGCCTTCGTCGAGGATCTGCTGGTCCGATACGGGATCACTCAACCTGCCGAGCAGGAGCGCGCACCGTTGTCCGGTGGCGGACTGAACATCGCACCGAAGGGCTACGAGCCGCTGCTGGAAGTGGCCTTTGCCCACGACATCCGGTTGATCGCCAGCGCGCTCGGCCCGCCGCCGAGCGATCTTGTCCAGCGGGCTCACGACCACAACGTGGTGGTGGCCGCCCTGGCCGGCACCACGGAACACGCGCGGCGGCACACCGCGGCGGGCGTGGACCTCATCGTCGCGCAGGGCACCGAAGCCGGGGGGCACACCGGCGAGGTGGCGACCATGGTTCTGGTTCCCGAGGTGGTGGATGCGGTTTCGCCGACGCCCGTGTTGGCGGCCGGCGGGATCGCCCGCGGCCGCCAGATCGCTGCGGCGCTGGCCCTGGGGGCCGAAGGCGTGTGGTGCGGCTCGGTGTGGTTGACCACCGAAGAAGCCGAGACGCCTCCGGTGGTTAAGGACAAATTCCTGGCAGCGAGCTCGTCGGACACGGTGCGGTCGCGATCGATGACGGGCAAGCCCGCGCGGATGCTGCGCACGGCCTGGACCGACGAGTGGGACCGGCCCGACACTCCCAACCCGCTTGGCATGCCGTTGCAGAACGCGCTGATCAATGAGCCACAGCTGCGTATCAACCAGGCGGCTGGCCAGCCGGGCGCCAAGGCTCGTGAGCTTGCGACCTACTTCGTCGGTCAGGTCGTCGGTTCGCTCAACCGGGTGCGGCCGACGCGTTCGGTGGTGCTCGAAATGGTCGAAGAGTTCATCGACACCATCGGCCAGCTCGAGACCCTCGTTGACAGGTGA